The Streptomyces albofaciens JCM 4342 genome has a segment encoding these proteins:
- a CDS encoding calmodulin, whose amino-acid sequence MATAYFAFQQRPDQEFIFELNDDERIAHARKIVSGEERERVHVMGRIIKRQAPYNPRWSFHLDPDTIHFFDYAIEVCDANMQEVEDHLPEACGAFLPGCDWCPWDSRVIREIPVPTP is encoded by the coding sequence ATGGCGACGGCGTACTTCGCATTCCAGCAGCGGCCGGACCAGGAGTTCATTTTCGAACTCAATGATGATGAACGGATCGCTCACGCCCGGAAGATCGTGTCGGGCGAAGAGCGCGAGCGCGTGCACGTCATGGGCAGGATCATCAAGCGGCAGGCGCCCTACAACCCGCGGTGGAGCTTCCACCTCGACCCGGACACCATCCACTTCTTCGACTACGCGATCGAAGTCTGCGACGCCAACATGCAGGAAGTCGAGGACCACCTGCCTGAGGCGTGCGGAGCCTTCCTCCCGGGCTGCGACTGGTGCCCGTGGGATTCGAGGGTCATCCGCGAGATCCCTGTCCCCACGCCGTAG
- a CDS encoding VRR-NUC domain-containing protein yields the protein MSVTEEQFRRHVRQLAAARGWTLAYHTHNSRRSDAGWPDEVYGHPQTRRTLFVELKTDTGRIRPAQREWLTHLAASGLETALWRPRDLSLIVATLAPSGPRAQLPESWTRNTQ from the coding sequence GTGAGCGTCACCGAAGAACAGTTCCGCCGGCACGTCCGCCAGCTCGCCGCCGCACGCGGCTGGACGCTGGCGTACCACACCCACAACAGCCGCCGCTCCGACGCGGGATGGCCCGACGAGGTCTACGGACATCCCCAGACACGGCGGACGCTGTTCGTCGAACTCAAGACGGACACCGGCCGCATCCGGCCAGCCCAGCGCGAATGGCTCACCCACCTCGCAGCCAGCGGTCTTGAAACCGCGCTGTGGCGCCCCAGGGATCTCAGTCTCATCGTCGCCACCCTCGCCCCCTCCGGGCCCCGAGCCCAACTACCCGAATCATGGACAAGGAACACACAGTGA
- a CDS encoding ParB/RepB/Spo0J family partition protein, translated as MREELTTYLLEKPVQRVLKMSQVHRNPRQPREHFDDAALQELASSIDEYGLMQAIEVRPDDERGGYEIVAGERRWRAHQILKRTKIRATITSEKSELRRFKRSVSENVNREDMTPLEEARAFQRILDEEEGATPESVAADFSKTTAYVKLRLALLDLREDVAKLVESKTIGTQAAVQIAALSHANQAAVLAKFSRGELASDNEIVHFAYAMRQQQEQAVLMITEELTEEQRTERAAAQKKTRTTLDKIEQVRAMLDEIGASDPLKLAQALEGGVGARLEQLDRVAESLTKARFQLKQAKAHSEAKELVQVNPEAVAGAESQPVAA; from the coding sequence TTGAGGGAAGAACTCACCACCTACCTCTTGGAGAAACCCGTGCAGCGCGTCCTGAAGATGAGCCAGGTCCACCGCAACCCCCGCCAGCCCCGCGAGCACTTCGACGATGCAGCCCTTCAGGAACTCGCCTCCTCCATCGACGAATACGGACTCATGCAGGCCATCGAGGTCCGGCCCGACGACGAGCGCGGCGGTTACGAGATCGTCGCCGGCGAACGCCGGTGGCGCGCCCATCAGATACTCAAGCGCACCAAGATCCGTGCCACCATCACCAGCGAGAAGAGTGAACTCCGTCGCTTTAAGCGGTCGGTCAGCGAGAACGTGAACCGCGAGGATATGACCCCCCTGGAGGAGGCGCGAGCCTTCCAGCGCATCCTGGACGAGGAGGAAGGCGCCACCCCGGAGTCCGTCGCCGCCGACTTCAGCAAGACCACGGCGTACGTCAAGCTCCGCCTGGCCCTGCTGGACTTGCGTGAGGATGTCGCCAAACTCGTGGAGTCCAAGACCATCGGCACCCAGGCGGCAGTGCAGATCGCAGCCCTGAGCCACGCCAACCAGGCTGCCGTGCTCGCCAAGTTCAGCCGCGGCGAACTGGCCTCGGACAACGAGATCGTCCACTTTGCCTACGCCATGCGCCAGCAGCAGGAGCAGGCCGTACTGATGATCACAGAGGAGCTGACGGAGGAGCAGCGTACTGAGCGCGCAGCGGCGCAGAAGAAGACCCGTACGACGCTCGACAAGATCGAACAGGTCCGCGCGATGCTGGACGAGATCGGCGCCAGCGATCCCCTGAAGCTCGCGCAGGCCCTGGAGGGCGGCGTCGGCGCGCGCCTGGAGCAGCTGGACCGCGTAGCGGAGTCCCTGACGAAGGCACGCTTCCAGCTCAAGCAGGCCAAGGCGCACTCCGAGGCCAAGGAGCTGGTCCAGGTCAACCCGGAAGCCGTGGCAGGCGCAGAGTCTCAGCCGGTGGCGGCCTGA